One window of Coriobacteriia bacterium genomic DNA carries:
- a CDS encoding helix-turn-helix transcriptional regulator: MPRQRKTLYLPTELLVVFGFALFLALGSTSAWGLLTLSEIVRYSSSQIFSYETTRSIGFLGTLFSLGIGRARVGSLLRLDAAWASAMMWLVGFGGLLLGMFASPRWLFLGEVSSFCLGVAHGLSFVMWQRVFGSVDLRGGEASYQIIAGSALGSVIYLPISLLSDVFQYALSLLVLVVLSTVTLLTCSKRVFRNEFTDKCCSVEVGARGTVGNFLVSSWRYIVCISAIGYASGVSRTIARLGSSTATTLNVVLAIGMLVAALILMPAHKVAHVDTSIAFRKAYMAIFLIVVTGFVPLPFLGDAYAALFAGIANLAFSMVSMFMLITCLRLARLRNMDPAAVFGVFAGLVYTGVLAGRVTGTMVGGAPGASQLLTLVLLSVYILAFVGVASGFSRDAAKMGDADRVISGDALTRVDEASGLARVLPLRPSNVRDSVVVVCDAIPQRCASMRKLYGLSRRETDVLELIIRGRDTSHMAEALFVSENTVRSHCKNLYKKLGVHNRQQLLDAFEKV, from the coding sequence ATGCCGAGGCAAAGGAAGACACTCTATCTGCCAACGGAGCTTCTTGTTGTCTTCGGTTTTGCCCTGTTTCTTGCCCTGGGATCGACTTCGGCGTGGGGTTTGCTCACGCTCTCGGAGATCGTTCGTTACTCCTCTAGCCAGATTTTTTCTTATGAGACAACGAGATCTATCGGGTTTCTTGGCACGCTGTTTTCACTGGGAATTGGGCGTGCGAGAGTGGGGTCTTTATTGAGACTTGATGCCGCATGGGCGTCGGCTATGATGTGGCTGGTGGGGTTTGGCGGACTATTGCTTGGCATGTTCGCTTCCCCGCGGTGGCTGTTTCTAGGCGAAGTGTCTTCCTTTTGCCTGGGGGTTGCCCACGGCCTTTCTTTCGTCATGTGGCAACGGGTGTTCGGGTCGGTGGATCTAAGGGGCGGGGAGGCTTCCTATCAGATTATCGCCGGATCTGCCTTGGGGAGTGTGATCTACCTGCCCATATCTCTGCTTTCGGACGTTTTTCAATATGCGTTGAGTCTTCTCGTCCTCGTTGTGCTTAGCACTGTGACGTTGCTTACATGCTCAAAACGAGTATTTAGGAATGAGTTCACGGACAAGTGTTGTAGCGTCGAGGTCGGTGCGCGTGGAACTGTGGGAAACTTTCTGGTCAGCTCTTGGCGCTATATCGTATGCATATCTGCAATTGGGTATGCAAGTGGAGTGTCTAGAACGATAGCTCGTCTAGGCTCATCTACTGCTACGACTCTCAATGTCGTGCTTGCCATTGGAATGTTGGTCGCGGCTCTGATCCTTATGCCTGCGCATAAAGTCGCTCACGTCGACACGTCCATTGCGTTTAGAAAGGCTTACATGGCGATCTTTCTGATCGTAGTGACGGGCTTTGTCCCCCTACCGTTTCTGGGGGATGCATACGCAGCGCTCTTTGCTGGCATAGCGAATCTTGCGTTTTCCATGGTGTCTATGTTCATGCTGATTACGTGTCTTCGCCTTGCGCGCCTCCGAAACATGGACCCCGCCGCTGTTTTCGGCGTTTTTGCTGGCTTGGTGTATACAGGGGTACTTGCTGGGCGTGTGACGGGCACGATGGTTGGGGGTGCTCCGGGAGCATCGCAGCTACTAACGCTTGTTCTTTTGTCTGTATATATTCTCGCCTTTGTGGGCGTGGCATCTGGGTTTTCGCGTGATGCTGCGAAAATGGGTGATGCTGATAGGGTGATTAGCGGAGACGCGCTTACTCGCGTTGATGAAGCATCGGGCCTTGCTAGGGTACTACCGCTGCGTCCTTCCAATGTGAGAGATAGCGTTGTTGTGGTGTGTGACGCCATTCCGCAGCGATGTGCAAGCATGAGGAAGCTATATGGTCTTTCTCGGCGTGAGACGGACGTGCTCGAGCTCATTATTCGGGGGAGGGATACGTCCCATATGGCGGAAGCCCTCTTCGTTTCTGAGAACACCGTTCGCTCTCATTGCAAAAATTTGTACAAGAAATTGGGTGTTCACAACCGGCAGCAACTGCTGGACGCGTTTGAGAAGGTGTGA
- a CDS encoding arsenate reductase family protein, whose product MSTSAPVLFVEYPKCSTCRRAKAWLDAHGVAYIDRHIAEDNPSAEELAAWQRASGLPVRRFFNTSGQLYRERGVKALLDAGMTDEEAFALLAENGMLVKRPVVVGKDFVLVGFKEPEWEAALL is encoded by the coding sequence ATGTCTACGTCTGCGCCCGTCTTGTTCGTCGAATACCCCAAGTGCTCCACGTGCCGCAGGGCCAAGGCGTGGCTCGACGCGCACGGCGTCGCCTACATCGATCGCCACATCGCTGAGGACAATCCCTCTGCTGAGGAGCTCGCCGCCTGGCAACGGGCCAGCGGTCTGCCCGTGCGTCGGTTCTTCAACACGAGCGGCCAGCTCTATCGCGAGCGCGGCGTGAAGGCCCTGCTCGACGCGGGCATGACGGACGAGGAGGCGTTCGCCCTGCTTGCCGAGAACGGCATGCTCGTGAAGCGCCCCGTCGTCGTGGGGAAGGACTTCGTGCTCGTGGGCTTCAAGGAGCCCGAGTGGGAGGCGGCGCTGCTGTAG
- a CDS encoding helix-turn-helix transcriptional regulator, producing MRAEKGLLTRRLCQEAFYGGNKMNLVRHGSAKAMPQLACLLVTVLVDAQGGFIPAGVREDLALVHTLSILWPAALFTTCFAIAAWDKAIPGHRRIPGIFFILGYIAATAGCALMSLGASVPPAAIVLCTGISAISLAGLLVNRIRLLIRPNSEASEQSIVLAIILVTTLVIVLSLLPTEASFAITQVLTIASCADLLVPTSLGSARETEGSASDVSRKRDRLSKRCALLGQCYQLSEREAQIAEMIARGKTAQRIAEDLGISQNTVRAHSKHIYAKLGVHKKQDLLDIIDLFDADIAPKQAHEKATQGTLP from the coding sequence ATGCGGGCAGAAAAGGGCCTCCTGACGAGGAGACTTTGTCAAGAAGCCTTCTATGGGGGGAACAAAATGAACCTCGTGAGGCATGGGTCAGCAAAGGCAATGCCACAACTTGCCTGTCTGCTTGTCACTGTACTCGTAGACGCCCAAGGAGGGTTCATCCCAGCAGGAGTTCGAGAAGATCTTGCGCTCGTACACACACTCAGCATTCTGTGGCCTGCAGCGCTTTTCACGACGTGCTTTGCGATAGCGGCATGGGACAAGGCGATCCCGGGACACCGGCGCATACCAGGAATCTTTTTTATCCTCGGATATATCGCAGCAACAGCAGGCTGCGCCCTCATGTCATTGGGAGCTTCCGTCCCACCGGCAGCAATAGTGCTTTGCACAGGGATCTCTGCCATTAGCCTAGCCGGGCTGCTTGTAAACCGCATTCGCCTGCTAATACGCCCGAACTCCGAGGCCTCCGAACAGAGCATCGTGCTCGCCATCATATTGGTAACGACCCTCGTAATTGTCCTCTCGCTGTTGCCGACAGAAGCGAGCTTTGCAATCACGCAAGTACTCACGATTGCGAGCTGCGCGGATCTCTTGGTTCCCACGTCATTGGGCAGCGCCAGAGAAACGGAAGGAAGCGCATCAGACGTCAGCCGAAAGCGCGATCGCCTTTCGAAGAGATGTGCGTTATTAGGCCAGTGTTACCAGCTCTCCGAGCGCGAGGCACAAATCGCCGAGATGATCGCGCGGGGAAAGACTGCGCAACGTATAGCCGAGGACCTGGGCATCTCCCAAAACACCGTTCGTGCTCATAGCAAGCACATTTATGCCAAGCTCGGTGTGCATAAAAAACAAGACTTACTCGACATTATCGATCTGTTTGATGCAGACATAGCCCCAAAGCAAGCGCACGAGAAGGCCACCCAGGGGACGCTCCCCTAA
- a CDS encoding molybdopterin-dependent oxidoreductase: protein MVQNTAVSRRGFVAAGTALGALAAAGSTGAGSRLFTAARASAEEAPEEKIVWGHCGNACPAYCSLRMVVRDDEIVRVDAYSKPSDDLDDVQPRCCLRGHSYRRLVNSPDRINYPLKRVGKRGEGKFEQISWDEAIELIATNYRDVVDTYGQESVFLSFGTGAYGVTARPWFRLLNSLGGYLSYYGNYSNGQMLWIAPYIYGAGVTVGSTIKAARDADLVLMFGAAATETRAGGAASHHDYVAMRETTKGKIYVIDPRMNDSLLGHSDQWLPINPGTDGALVAGLAHELIANDWCDVDFLHTYCVGFDEETMPESAKGQNKSYTDYIMGTGYDMVEKTPEWAAPICGISADKIRDLAKEIHGAKVLHVNQSWGPNRRSNGEMQVWSICMLPILTGQIGLPGTSNGLREANYAVSVPNMPTLDNPVKTQVSVFSLVDAIDRGDQMTERADGVVGKEKLDHPVKFAVAFASNLLTNQNSDINWVHDVLVDESKCQFILGCEIQMTDSMKYCDVILPDYYRFEQESMLGGGGDDGYLTFGQAPYEHEKFERKTGYDACTLIADALGVKDVFTDGGKTQSDWIREAYETAREKDAELPTYDEMKEMGVYTRKCPTGAVIALEAFRKDSEANPLKTPSGKIEIYSEQLDEYIQNHDFADDDVVAPIAVYAPEWYGVETTTDEYPLVVTGFHSRARVGSSWGNVDVIKELNPQEAWMNPADAEPRGIVSGDRIRVYNDFGEIELGVRVTPRIVPGVVGVPTGAWHDADMDGDRVDRGGNLNVLTTHRPTPFGKCDPQHTNIGQVIKVTE, encoded by the coding sequence ATGGTTCAGAATACCGCTGTCAGCCGTCGCGGCTTTGTTGCGGCGGGAACTGCGCTTGGCGCTCTCGCTGCCGCGGGATCAACCGGTGCGGGCTCGCGCCTGTTCACCGCAGCGCGGGCGAGCGCCGAGGAGGCTCCGGAAGAGAAGATCGTCTGGGGACACTGCGGAAATGCCTGTCCTGCATATTGCTCGCTGCGTATGGTTGTGCGCGATGACGAGATTGTTCGCGTTGACGCATATTCCAAGCCCTCGGATGATCTCGATGACGTTCAGCCGCGCTGCTGTCTGCGCGGGCATTCCTATCGGCGTCTCGTAAATAGCCCCGATCGCATTAATTACCCGCTCAAGCGCGTGGGCAAGCGCGGTGAAGGCAAGTTCGAGCAGATTAGCTGGGATGAGGCGATCGAGCTCATCGCCACGAACTACCGCGACGTCGTTGACACGTATGGCCAGGAGTCGGTCTTTTTGTCGTTTGGCACCGGCGCGTACGGTGTGACGGCTCGCCCGTGGTTCCGCCTGCTCAACTCGCTGGGCGGCTACCTGTCATACTACGGCAACTACAGTAATGGCCAGATGCTCTGGATCGCCCCGTATATCTATGGCGCTGGCGTGACGGTGGGCTCGACTATTAAGGCCGCTCGCGATGCTGACCTCGTGCTCATGTTTGGTGCGGCGGCAACGGAGACGCGTGCTGGCGGAGCTGCTTCCCACCACGACTACGTTGCCATGCGCGAGACGACGAAGGGCAAGATCTACGTCATCGACCCACGCATGAACGATTCTCTGCTCGGCCATTCCGACCAGTGGCTGCCCATCAACCCCGGTACGGACGGTGCGCTGGTGGCGGGACTTGCCCACGAGCTCATCGCCAACGACTGGTGCGACGTTGACTTCCTGCACACCTACTGCGTGGGCTTCGACGAGGAGACCATGCCCGAGAGTGCCAAGGGCCAGAACAAGTCCTATACCGATTACATCATGGGCACCGGCTACGACATGGTGGAGAAGACGCCGGAGTGGGCTGCGCCTATCTGCGGCATTTCGGCTGACAAGATTCGCGACCTCGCCAAGGAGATCCACGGGGCAAAGGTGCTGCACGTCAATCAGAGCTGGGGCCCCAACCGCCGCTCCAATGGCGAGATGCAGGTGTGGTCTATCTGCATGCTACCAATCTTGACGGGCCAGATCGGCCTGCCCGGTACGAGCAACGGCCTGCGCGAGGCCAACTACGCCGTTTCGGTTCCAAACATGCCGACGCTCGATAACCCGGTGAAGACGCAGGTCTCCGTGTTTTCGCTCGTGGACGCCATCGATCGCGGTGATCAAATGACCGAGCGAGCTGACGGCGTTGTTGGGAAGGAGAAGCTCGACCACCCCGTCAAGTTCGCCGTGGCGTTTGCTAGTAACCTGCTCACGAACCAGAACTCCGACATCAACTGGGTGCACGACGTCCTTGTCGACGAGAGCAAGTGCCAGTTCATTCTGGGGTGCGAGATCCAGATGACAGACTCCATGAAGTACTGCGATGTCATTCTGCCTGACTATTACCGCTTTGAGCAGGAGTCCATGCTTGGCGGTGGTGGCGACGACGGTTATCTGACGTTTGGCCAGGCGCCTTACGAGCATGAGAAATTTGAGCGCAAGACTGGCTACGACGCCTGCACGCTCATCGCCGATGCCCTGGGCGTGAAGGACGTGTTTACCGATGGGGGCAAGACCCAAAGCGACTGGATTCGCGAGGCGTATGAGACGGCGCGCGAGAAAGATGCCGAGCTGCCTACGTACGACGAGATGAAGGAGATGGGTGTCTATACGAGGAAGTGCCCCACGGGTGCCGTTATCGCTCTGGAGGCATTCCGCAAGGATTCCGAGGCGAATCCTCTCAAGACGCCGTCTGGCAAAATAGAGATCTACTCCGAACAGCTTGACGAATACATCCAGAATCATGACTTCGCTGACGACGACGTCGTTGCCCCTATCGCCGTGTATGCGCCTGAGTGGTATGGCGTTGAGACGACGACGGACGAATACCCGCTTGTCGTGACGGGCTTCCACAGCCGTGCCCGCGTGGGCTCGTCGTGGGGCAACGTTGACGTTATCAAGGAGCTCAACCCGCAGGAAGCGTGGATGAACCCGGCTGATGCCGAGCCGCGCGGCATCGTGAGCGGCGATCGCATCCGTGTGTACAACGACTTTGGAGAGATCGAGCTGGGCGTCCGCGTGACGCCGCGCATCGTCCCCGGCGTTGTTGGTGTGCCGACCGGCGCTTGGCATGATGCCGATATGGATGGCGACCGCGTTGATCGCGGCGGCAACTTGAATGTCCTCACGACGCACCGCCCCACGCCGTTTGGCAAGTGCGACCCGCAGCATACCAACATCGGCCAGGTCATCAAGGTGACCGAGTAA
- a CDS encoding 4Fe-4S binding protein produces the protein MTQYAFYFDGTRCSGCKTCVYACKDAYDLELGQALRRVYEYVGGETVKDEGGCFSTTCFSYPVSVACNHCERPSCVEACPTGAMSKSESTGLVSVDQNACIACGSCVSACPYGAPKVDAEAGFTRKCDGCAALVEKGEQPYCVASCPARALDFGPMDELVEKYPDAAVLDLAPLPGPDQTGPCMLVRACKDARPSGDTDGELANPVEVM, from the coding sequence ATGACTCAGTATGCTTTCTACTTTGATGGAACACGCTGCTCTGGTTGCAAGACGTGCGTATACGCGTGCAAGGACGCCTATGACCTCGAGCTCGGGCAAGCGTTGCGCCGGGTCTACGAATATGTGGGTGGCGAGACGGTTAAGGACGAAGGCGGCTGCTTCTCTACGACGTGCTTTAGCTATCCGGTGTCTGTGGCGTGCAACCACTGCGAGCGCCCCTCGTGTGTTGAGGCTTGCCCTACAGGTGCTATGAGCAAGAGCGAGTCAACTGGACTCGTTTCGGTTGATCAGAATGCGTGTATTGCTTGCGGGAGCTGCGTGAGCGCTTGCCCCTACGGTGCTCCGAAGGTCGACGCCGAAGCCGGGTTTACTCGCAAGTGCGATGGATGTGCTGCGCTGGTCGAGAAGGGGGAGCAGCCGTACTGCGTTGCTTCGTGTCCTGCGCGGGCCCTGGATTTTGGGCCGATGGACGAGCTGGTTGAGAAATATCCCGATGCAGCTGTGCTCGATCTCGCTCCGCTGCCCGGTCCTGACCAGACGGGTCCCTGCATGCTCGTGCGCGCCTGCAAGGATGCGCGACCGTCCGGTGACACTGACGGCGAGCTGGCAAATCCGGTTGAGGTCATGTAG
- the dmsD gene encoding Tat proofreading chaperone DmsD — MGVLSDRWTEVSFVGSTLGPLFLEDPQKGDAAELMATLADLDVDAAAREWPFVEEDAAREGLALMARGLDDGPRAEDLTWEYRRLFVGPLPKVAPPWGSVYTDKDCVVFGESCLELRSWMRRNGIGRQGTTDTPEDHIGLLLELLAWLAENKPELLEECLRLHVLPWSHHFFELMGREVRHPFYRGLALLCDASLEGMRMCADIEVTYPHFFR; from the coding sequence ATGGGTGTGCTTTCCGATAGGTGGACAGAGGTTTCGTTTGTGGGGTCAACGTTGGGGCCACTATTTCTAGAGGATCCCCAGAAAGGTGACGCCGCTGAGCTCATGGCCACCCTCGCGGATCTCGACGTTGACGCGGCGGCTCGAGAATGGCCGTTTGTCGAGGAGGACGCTGCCCGTGAGGGGCTCGCGCTCATGGCGCGTGGGCTGGACGACGGGCCCCGAGCGGAGGATCTGACGTGGGAGTATCGGCGCCTGTTCGTGGGGCCCCTGCCCAAGGTCGCGCCCCCATGGGGATCTGTCTACACCGACAAGGACTGCGTGGTATTTGGGGAGTCCTGTCTCGAGCTGCGGTCATGGATGCGACGCAACGGCATTGGGCGCCAGGGCACGACTGATACGCCCGAGGATCACATAGGGCTGCTGCTTGAGCTCCTTGCCTGGCTGGCAGAAAACAAACCGGAGCTGCTTGAAGAGTGCCTGCGTCTGCACGTGCTTCCCTGGTCGCACCACTTCTTTGAGTTGATGGGCCGCGAGGTACGGCATCCGTTCTATCGGGGTCTTGCTTTGCTATGCGACGCGTCGCTTGAGGGCATGCGTATGTGCGCTGACATCGAGGTGACCTATCCGCACTTTTTCCGGTGA
- a CDS encoding FAD-dependent oxidoreductase produces the protein MADSTFTRRSFVAGATAVAGAAALAGTAGMALADEKAASADAAATPSFMQAPAAIDAADIKETIDADIVIVGAALSGLCACRAAVEAGATSIVVIEKADTWQCRSNQFGTIGGKIQEDLGIELDKNAAVGQIMKECGYRPNQRLLNLWADHSGEAFDWFLAPMEGKYVVEAESDPYDEEEGHLSVRKTHWPEPDNANTADNYYPIFSDCQITLPTMSPWVEAIYNICVEAGVTFKFSTWARQLVRENNEGPVTGVICQDVDGNYSQVNAAKAVLLATGDFAGNKAMMEHYVPWATRFASIFPNRDAAGEPTNTGDGQCMGMWIGAKMEDGPLAPMTHHLGGPLGMDAFLLTDIYGERFMNEDVGGQPFQNQLSRLPKKTAWQIFDASWPEQLQYMDCGHGNVSWYVDADKVPGGSYGRNAFISQEMFDEAMATDVGVQANTIEELAEKMGVEVEALKATIERYNELAAAGEDEDFGKRADRMFAIEKAPFYAYKLTDTVLLVCMGGLETTTDFQVLDTEDEPIPGLYAVGNAQGGRFLVDYPLPCPGISHGMAMTHGMLVGKILAAL, from the coding sequence ATGGCAGACAGCACGTTCACCCGCCGCTCGTTCGTCGCCGGCGCGACCGCCGTCGCCGGCGCCGCCGCCCTGGCCGGCACGGCCGGCATGGCCCTGGCCGACGAGAAGGCCGCTTCCGCCGACGCCGCGGCCACGCCCAGTTTCATGCAGGCGCCCGCCGCGATCGACGCCGCCGACATCAAGGAGACCATCGACGCCGACATCGTCATCGTGGGCGCGGCCCTCTCCGGCCTGTGCGCCTGCCGCGCGGCTGTCGAGGCCGGCGCGACGAGCATCGTCGTCATCGAGAAGGCCGACACCTGGCAGTGCCGTTCGAACCAGTTCGGCACCATCGGCGGCAAGATCCAGGAGGACCTGGGCATCGAGCTCGACAAGAATGCCGCGGTGGGCCAGATCATGAAGGAGTGCGGCTACCGCCCCAACCAGCGTCTCCTCAACCTGTGGGCAGACCACTCCGGTGAGGCGTTCGACTGGTTCCTCGCCCCGATGGAGGGCAAGTACGTCGTCGAGGCCGAGAGCGACCCCTATGACGAGGAGGAGGGCCACCTCTCCGTGCGCAAGACACACTGGCCCGAGCCGGACAACGCCAACACGGCCGACAACTACTACCCGATCTTCAGCGACTGCCAGATCACGCTGCCGACGATGTCGCCGTGGGTCGAGGCCATCTACAACATCTGTGTCGAGGCCGGCGTGACGTTCAAGTTCTCGACGTGGGCGCGCCAGCTCGTCCGCGAGAACAACGAGGGTCCGGTCACCGGCGTCATCTGCCAGGATGTTGACGGCAACTACTCGCAGGTCAATGCCGCCAAGGCCGTGCTGCTCGCCACGGGCGACTTCGCCGGCAACAAGGCCATGATGGAGCACTATGTGCCGTGGGCCACGCGCTTCGCCAGCATCTTCCCGAACCGCGACGCCGCCGGCGAGCCCACGAACACCGGCGACGGCCAGTGCATGGGCATGTGGATCGGCGCCAAGATGGAAGACGGCCCGCTCGCCCCGATGACGCACCACCTGGGCGGCCCGCTGGGCATGGACGCCTTCCTGCTCACCGACATCTACGGCGAGCGCTTCATGAACGAGGATGTGGGCGGCCAGCCGTTCCAGAACCAGCTGTCGCGCCTGCCCAAGAAGACGGCGTGGCAGATCTTCGACGCCAGCTGGCCCGAGCAGCTGCAGTACATGGACTGCGGCCACGGCAACGTCAGCTGGTACGTCGACGCCGACAAGGTGCCCGGCGGTTCGTACGGCCGTAACGCCTTCATCTCGCAGGAGATGTTCGACGAGGCCATGGCCACCGACGTCGGCGTGCAGGCCAACACGATCGAGGAGCTGGCCGAGAAGATGGGCGTCGAGGTCGAGGCCCTCAAGGCCACGATCGAGCGCTACAACGAGCTGGCGGCAGCCGGCGAGGACGAGGACTTCGGCAAGCGCGCCGACCGCATGTTCGCCATCGAGAAGGCGCCGTTCTACGCCTACAAGCTTACGGACACCGTGCTGCTCGTGTGCATGGGCGGCCTGGAGACGACGACGGACTTCCAGGTGCTCGACACCGAGGACGAGCCGATCCCCGGCCTGTACGCCGTAGGCAACGCTCAGGGCGGCCGCTTCCTGGTCGACTACCCGCTGCCGTGCCCCGGCATCAGCCACGGCATGGCGATGACCCACGGCATGCTCGTGGGCAAGATCCTCGCCGCGTTGTAA
- a CDS encoding helix-turn-helix transcriptional regulator → MDKELPKAGAPSASLFASCVVGLGLYWAWTFFSFNQPMTPALPVFVAHVASMAGASVSFLGVALAWRRLAPLCARRGLLLACGIVTTLTTPLYLLTGIPQVAAIAGAVISGFTVAALVCALAEAFSRLPASGLLSGTSLVFLIAYALMLAFTLLVDVAPRAVIVALVSALPTVSAIVLARLPRDGAAARGGSAGLSGGPDTATLPLLLRSLPWRTFVIIAFMYVAIGGMRLYVEQVAGSLTLDMGCLAAGIVLLALMVATTQYVGRRRPFASLGTFYKVALPLVIVGYVVLLAADRQATGLLTVIAQMVSLVSECLCWVLIVESARERGVPALVVIGVGRFVVQLGMSLGEIAGLAMLDNLLPFGIATVFLLVLAFVFLFSERETSVRLGTAPASADAAVWGLAPAPATSDEDVPAGEGCAPETPRGGDAPAAVGAPTGSDALRAAQAIRPSAPDAWGLTDREQVVLDLWVTSHGLRSIAGTLNVSESTVKTHVRHIYEKSGVHSRAELIELLDELG, encoded by the coding sequence GTGGACAAGGAACTTCCGAAGGCGGGCGCCCCATCGGCCTCGCTGTTCGCATCGTGCGTCGTGGGACTTGGCCTCTACTGGGCGTGGACGTTCTTCTCGTTCAACCAGCCGATGACGCCTGCGCTGCCCGTCTTCGTTGCGCACGTGGCGTCGATGGCGGGCGCGTCCGTCTCCTTCTTGGGCGTCGCGCTGGCATGGCGCAGGCTCGCCCCGCTGTGCGCGCGTCGCGGCCTGCTGTTGGCGTGCGGCATCGTGACGACGCTGACGACCCCTCTCTACCTGCTGACCGGTATTCCCCAGGTGGCGGCGATCGCCGGGGCGGTTATCTCAGGGTTCACGGTGGCGGCGCTCGTGTGTGCGCTCGCGGAGGCGTTTTCCCGCCTGCCGGCGAGCGGGCTGCTCAGCGGGACGTCGCTTGTCTTCCTGATCGCCTACGCGCTAATGCTCGCGTTTACCCTGCTCGTCGACGTCGCGCCGCGTGCGGTGATCGTAGCCCTTGTGAGCGCGCTGCCAACGGTGTCCGCCATCGTCCTGGCCAGGTTGCCGCGCGACGGGGCTGCCGCGCGGGGTGGATCCGCCGGGCTGTCCGGTGGCCCGGATACCGCGACACTGCCTTTGCTGCTGCGGAGCCTGCCATGGCGCACGTTCGTCATCATCGCGTTCATGTACGTCGCGATCGGCGGGATGCGCCTCTATGTCGAGCAGGTTGCGGGCAGCCTCACGCTGGACATGGGATGCCTGGCCGCGGGCATCGTGCTGCTGGCGCTGATGGTGGCGACGACCCAGTATGTTGGGCGCCGTCGCCCGTTCGCCTCGCTTGGTACGTTTTACAAGGTGGCGCTGCCGCTCGTCATCGTTGGCTATGTCGTGCTGTTGGCGGCGGATCGGCAGGCGACGGGGCTGCTCACGGTTATCGCGCAGATGGTGAGCCTCGTTTCGGAGTGCCTGTGCTGGGTGCTCATCGTCGAGAGCGCGCGGGAGCGGGGCGTGCCGGCGCTCGTCGTTATCGGCGTCGGCCGCTTCGTCGTGCAGCTGGGCATGTCGCTGGGTGAGATCGCTGGCCTCGCGATGCTGGACAACCTGCTGCCGTTTGGCATCGCGACAGTGTTTCTGCTGGTGCTGGCGTTCGTGTTCCTGTTCTCCGAGCGCGAGACGTCCGTGCGTCTCGGGACAGCCCCCGCGAGCGCCGATGCGGCGGTCTGGGGACTCGCGCCCGCTCCGGCGACTTCTGACGAGGACGTGCCTGCAGGGGAGGGCTGCGCGCCGGAAACCCCGCGCGGGGGAGATGCTCCCGCGGCCGTTGGGGCTCCGACTGGTTCGGATGCGCTACGCGCCGCGCAGGCTATCCGCCCGTCTGCACCCGATGCGTGGGGCCTCACCGATCGCGAGCAGGTGGTGCTCGACCTGTGGGTGACGAGCCATGGGCTGCGCTCCATCGCCGGCACGCTCAACGTCTCGGAGTCCACCGTAAAGACGCACGTCCGCCACATCTACGAGAAGTCCGGCGTCCACAGCCGCGCCGAACTCATCGAGCTGCTGGACGAGCTGGGATAA
- a CDS encoding type II toxin-antitoxin system Phd/YefM family antitoxin: MATAVPIRDMKDTAAFAALVERERDVMVTRNGYEAFHCLSAEEWAAQRDEVAKARLLSRIMLAEDEISRGEYDDYGQFSAAVRAEYGL; encoded by the coding sequence ATGGCCACTGCGGTTCCGATCCGTGACATGAAGGATACGGCGGCGTTTGCGGCGCTTGTGGAGCGGGAGCGTGACGTGATGGTCACGCGCAACGGTTACGAGGCGTTCCACTGTCTGTCTGCCGAGGAGTGGGCCGCCCAGCGCGACGAGGTGGCAAAGGCTCGCCTGTTGTCGCGCATCATGCTGGCCGAGGACGAGATCTCTCGCGGCGAGTATGACGACTATGGGCAGTTCAGCGCGGCGGTGAGGGCGGAATATGGCCTATAA
- a CDS encoding type II toxin-antitoxin system RelE/ParE family toxin yields MAYKLVIAREAQGEYRAIVGYLATTLGSSQTARHFMDEFDAKVGLIGQQPEAFDLCHLPELVALGYRSVAVMRYTVLYKIAGDEVVIAHIFHQSQDYARLV; encoded by the coding sequence ATGGCCTATAAGCTGGTTATTGCGCGAGAAGCACAAGGGGAGTACCGCGCCATAGTGGGCTACCTCGCCACGACGCTGGGGAGCTCTCAGACCGCGCGACATTTCATGGACGAGTTCGATGCCAAGGTTGGGCTTATCGGGCAGCAGCCGGAGGCATTCGATCTGTGCCATCTCCCCGAGCTTGTTGCGCTGGGATATCGGTCTGTGGCAGTCATGCGATATACGGTTCTTTACAAGATCGCGGGCGACGAGGTCGTCATCGCCCACATCTTCCACCAGTCGCAGGACTACGCACGTCTGGTGTAG